The genomic interval GAGCAACGGCCTTGGCAACTACTGTTTTGACTTCATCACTCTCATTTGGGGATACTACCACTTGGGCAAAGGCATTTATCACATCAGGGACAAGAGGTAGGATCTGCACCAAGTAAAAAGCTACGATTGATCCATGAACAGGGCATGAACTTTGCTCACATGATCGGCAAAGCCAAAGAATGAAAAATGGTAGGTTAAAACAAGAATCACCTGAGGATGtgatgataataataaattacagACACAGCTATAGACAACCATTGATTCTTCGTGATCTTCTTTTAGCGGCAAAGCTTTGATAAATACCGGAAGTACCTAAGAATCCAGCACAGATTGCAACCAAGTATGAGACAAGCACCCAGAAGTTCCAAATCTgaaattattcaaaatattatgtacCGAGTGCTAACCTGGTTGAGTGGAATTGACTGAGGCTGCACAATTATCATCCTGGCAATTGCACCAGCAGCATTATCTCTAACTGCATCATCAGGTTCAGAATCAGCAAACAAACGATGCAGACCATGGAGTATATCCCCGTAGTACCTGTACAAAGATGAGTAAAAACCAGCAAACAAAACATGTTAACAAAAACAATGAACTGAACTTAGAGGATTTAAAGTCACCATTAAGCTCTGTAGAAAGAATAATGAAATGTTAAAACCAATTCATTATCAACTAGACATCAGACCATTCGATATGCTTCAAATTTCTTAGTCACACATATCAGTAATTCAGTTGACACAACGGGTTGAGTTTGAGGTTAATGTTGGGAGAAATCTACAAGCTCTTGGCAGATTATCACTTGAAGAAACACTAGCCTTTCTTGATCTTTCAAGCAGGACTATGAAAGCGCAATCCTCTAAGCTGGACTATGAAAGAAACAGTTGATCCAGAGCACCCTGGTCACAGACAGGAGTCTAATAGATACAACGTAATAATTAACTCCATCTGATTTGTGTCATAAAGTAACATATATCACAAGGAAATGCATAGAAACTATGGGGACGAATGAGAGAACTAGCGTGATTTGCTAACTGCAAATCTTGGTTGGAACTGTCAACTGTCAAATACCAAGAAACAGCACTAGCCACAAGTTTCTGTAAAACCAAGACATAAAAAATGTCTGTGCATTCAAAATGATGTACATACTTTAGTGCTGCGGCACCTCCATTCTTGCATATCTCACCAACACAGAAAGCAGCATTTCTCCTATTCGTCGCCTCAGATGATGCAAGCTCTTTCAATACCAAGGGCATTATCTTCTGTAAAAACAAATGTGATGAAGCATTAAGTGGAcataaaaatgagaaaaggaagtggtttttaagaactaaaaaCATACGTCGACATAAGCAGAAATTGGAGCTCCCATTCCCTGAGCAACCTCAGCTAAAGTCGCAACAACCATAGTTTTATCTTGAGGAGGATGGGGAGATTTCTGCACTCATACCAGAAAGAAAATTGCGAAGTTAAAAGTAATGTAgaagattctgcagagttcagatTGGTAACAGTATGTGTGTGAGTTGGTGTAGGGTTTACTCACCGCAAATTTCATCAATGAATCAAACAATTTTGCAAAGATAGGATCAAAGTAAGATCCCATCACTTTTGCAAAAGCAGGCAAAAGATCTGAAACTGCATCCATCAAGACTTCATCATGATCAATATCACCATCGTCTTCACCATCTGACTCTACTTGCTGACAACATGATTCTTGACGCAAAAGAATAAGTGTTGCCTCGGCAAGTCGTGTGATATctgaaatttcaaaatcagAAATGAGTTTTAGCCATACAAGTGTAACATTCTCGGGATACCTAAATATATTAGTTCAACTTACAAGGTTCAACTGCAGCGAAACCACAATCCCTCACAATGTCCGCTAAGCTCATGCAAGCTTGAGCAACTACTTCTTTGTCATCATCCTCTCTCATGGTCTTGATATAAATGTTCATAATTGTAtctacaaaaaggaaaaatagagTATGGTTCATTATGCAGGATAAAAttgacataaaaataaaaatatgacacaTATTAGCATTTACCAAGAATATCCTTCTGCTTCTCTAATACCTCCTGCATGATAGAAAAGTATATCTTGCATCAGAGTTTTGATGTTTCACAATGATTAGTACAACGCGGAATAATATTTAGGAGAAGTACTCACAGCATGTGCAGGAGGTATTGCCCTTATTGCAGTTAGGATATCTGCAATAATAGTACAAAATCTTCAATGGAATAGAAGAAGCATGTGTGTTCTAATTTTTACCAGCTTGAAGCTCGAAAAGCAATTGATTTAAGTTGATCAAGGCTATACCTTCTAGATTCTCCGTGAAAACATACTGGAGAATACTGCCATAACtcatttttacaaaatttccaTGTCTATGTCTTACTCGATAAGTGTACATAGTACACTCCAAGATTGCAGttgcattttatatatatatcatgttcaCAGACACAATAAATAAACGAATGAAATCAAAATTATCATGAAGGATCTTGAGATTATGGCTTTATGgaaattttgttatatatatgcccCTTTCCACTTGCACTCATGGCATATGTTTTAACATACTCCATTTTACACAGTTAGATAGACTAAGTTAAATGGCTATTTcatttttacaataaataaagTCATTGGTCTATTTGTATTCACTTAAACCTGACAGTGGTACTTCCATAATGCAGGCATTACGGAAACAAAGAAACTAAACATGTGCTGCAAACTTTCACATTAAAGATGACCAGGTAAGGAAATTACgttttaaagaaataattgCCTGGAGCCTGACATCTTCATGAAAATATCCGCTGTGCCTGATTAAGATCTTCAATGACTCCTCCAAGTACCTAGTGCCAGTCAAGGATGTGTTcaataataatgaaattaTGACCAAACAATTACATTATCGCCGTTTTTAAGGATACGGAGCAAAGGCACTCTTTGTATGGAGGGCAAAAAAACCAATAGCCTGAGTTGCCGCAGCTTTCTCATCTAATACTCCAGTCCTTACGCTGATATTTCGAACCCTGGGCTCATCTACATCATCATCAGAAGAGACGCCACTGAATCCATTGTCAACACTATCAGCATCATCTATGTCGACAGCAGAACCATCATCCAAGTTGCACGAGGAAAATGCAAGAGGTACAACATGAGGAAGATACTGCAATGTACAACAATCCACttctataaacataaataacacTGATGAATTGAACAAACTTCAGACTTCCCTTTATTACCTGTGTGAAACTATCATCCAAAATCTCAGCAACATTACTAAAAAAACCATGAGTATATTCTCTAAGCTCACTATAATCCAATCCAAAACCCTGCAAGTGCAAGGAACATAAGTATTTGCAGTAAGGCTGCCAATTGCCTGAAGTAATGCAACTAATACTCACAGAAATAGCAGCCTCAATAAAAGGAGGCAGAATCGCTTCCATTCTTGCTCTGCCAACTGCCATTGCCACTATCCCAACAACCTCAGTAGCCCTAGCTCGTGCACACAAATCTTCATCACTAGTGAGCACCATAAAGCCTTTCATCATCTCTAGAACCTTTTCTGCATATGGCATAAAAGCCCGCTCTGCAGCAGCTGCGACAGAGCCAATTGCAGACTGCAGAGAAACATTGTCATGGTCAAGTAAAAGATTACTTAAGGGAATGAAGCCAATCTCCTACTTGACATATAGATTATTTTAGAGCAATATTTACTATACAAACCATGCATGTCTCTTGCAGGTTCCGAGCACTACCCTGCAAAGACATTACTAATCTGCACATCAGGGGATCTAGATATGGTAGGATATCTTCACCCATATCCTCACAGAATGCTGCCAGCGCATAATATGATTTCTCCTGCAAGGTCTCAcattagttcaagattacagAAAATGCCACTCAACTTCAATACATATGCAAGATTTAACTGAAGTTGGAAATTTACCTTCACTTCATCTAATGGGTCTTCGAGTGCATTTAAGATGCAAGGAAGAACACTCTCATAGTGAGATAATATTTCCGGCTGCAGGTGTTCAGCAAATTGACCAAGCGCAAATGATGCAGCACCTCTAACCATTTGTTCTTGGTCCTTTAAAGCTTCTAAAACAACTTTGAGACAATCCTCAAGCTTATCTTTTAAATGTTCACAGCACCCCTCTGAGACAACACCTAGTGATGTTACAGCAGCCTCACGATACTTGGGATTGATATGACAAAAACTCACAGAAGCAAACTCAAGAACTGGTGGGAAAACATGTCTGGGTAAATTGATAGCCATTGTATCAATGACTTCTGCAGCAGAACGATCAGCTGCTAGATCAGAATCGCCATCTTCATCAGCTGTTTCTGTCAGCAAGGGGCACATAACTTGTAGAATGGGTATTACCAGCTTGTGCTTTTTCAAGAAAGATGCTTTAAATTTTGCAAGCCATGAGATTATCTGGATAGCCTGAAAAAACAAGTGCATGAAAAGTTAGCAGTTTGTAAAATCAGATAGATGTATAAAAGGATGCAGCTGATTGATCAAACCTGCTGcctaatatttatttccagTTCTTGGTTTGAGCAAACTTCAAGTGAAAATTGGACGATTGATCTCACCGAGTCCCCAAGAAGTGGGGCAGGGGATTCAATTAGCTcatcaaatatttcaaaagcGATGGAGGCAACATCTTCCTCTCCATTAGAAAGACAGTGTCTTGATACATTCAAGATACTGGGAACAAAGTCCCGAAACATTTTTACCTACAACTTGCCAGTACTAATGAGTTAGAAAGTCAATTCTGGAACATCaagcaaaaaatcaaaatgcaCAGAGAGGGTTTAAGGCCCAGACTAAACAGCACAAAGGGAAAACAACACTTGTACACTCATGAAAAGTGGACACTAACTCTTGAAAACAGTTAGCTCTCTACAGTAACTAAGCACTAATTGTACTAATGAATTTTTATCTCACTGGTTAATAAGAATTTCATGTGTCCctgtaataaaattacaagttCAACTATTCAAAGCAATTTCTCCAGAGATCAAACTCACAGATTTGTTAAAATGCAACTCAGTATTGATAGGCGATATGAGCTTTCTCTGGTATCTTTCTTCATGTGCAGTTCTACATTTTGTTTTCTGGGGCACATGCTTTTgttttactttcttttacataggagaaaaagaaacagctCAATGAAACCACAAGGATCAAAATGAGATTAAGTGGATTATCTTCAATGAATATCTCCCTGTATCTTGGGCTGAACGTATGGGTAGaaatctgtttttcttttgtagatCTATTCGCCGTGTATACAGGGTATGTCTAGACATAGCatgatattatattttagactaAAAATCAGCTAAGGAAAACAACAGATCTAAAGAACTTACAAGGCTAACAAATTCAAGAGATAAAATCACTACAATAATAAGCAAAGCGGCACTTTCCAAAAGAAAGGCTCTACTGAAAATACATAGCAAACAAGAGGTTAATAAAACCATACAGAATAAATAGCACATTTTACagaccgaaaaaaaaaagtaaacacAGAAATATCGGTGCTGACAGgaaattaagaaaaacttACGACGTCATTCCCATCATTAACGTACTCTATGAAAGATCCAACAGCCCTGTTTCACAGAGaggaaaattttttatccaaaaccATGAATATTAAATGAGAATAGTCAGAATAGCATGATCAAACTTAGCCATACTTTAGTGCAGCAATTCTGACCCGAGAGCTACCCTCATCTTGCAGGCATTTCAGTAAAATAGGTTGCAAATCATTCAGATGAGATTGAAAAGTAGTTCCGATAGTTTCAGTAAGGGAGCTGAACAGAATCAAAGCTACCTGTTAAGAAAATAGTGATCCAATAAGCGTTGACATGTTCATTGAAGTTATTCACCAAAAACTGCTGTATATTATAGCAGTAGGAAATTGGTCTGGATAGATATCTAAACTCATCGATATGAAATAATGTACTATGAGTCAATTATACATCAATGTTTGCATGCCACTCATATTAACAAATATAGAGAAACTAATATAAGAAGAAAAACCAGGCTGAAACTCCCATCACTATAAAGAGTAAAATGGTTTTAAGATTTCATTTATGCATAGGAAGCGTTATGATTTCCAGTATTGGTTTCACTTTATGTGTATGAAGCATTATGTTTCCAGTATTTGCTGGTGTTGTTAACCagaggaaaacaaaaaattgaaagtGCTAGATGCTGTAAAAGCCATTAAAAAGTCAAGCTATGGCATTATTGGTTTAGATCATATCATTGACTACCATATGGACAAGCAGTTGTGAAATGGTGGATTAACATGTTGCTGCAATCGTATTGTCAACTAAAAATGCatacctttttttaattttttttctcatagcACGAATCAGGTTCataaagatataaaaagaAGACAACAAAAATGTAAAGGGCAAAAGGCTCTTATTATGTTTTAACAATATGATTCACATTTCCATTTCTCAGGTTGATTATATGGCCCTAAacaattataaacatatatagcaAAATATGATATAGGAAGTATAACAAATTTGATAGGAACACTTCAGTGAGATAGACTTACTTCTGTATGATCTTCCTGTGGACTTTGGCTGCATTGGAAAATGAAAGGTAACAACTCAGGCCATTCTCCTGCAGGGACAGCGTACTTAGCTATAATACTTACAACGTTTGCGCTAGCTCGTCTTACAAGATGACTGCATAAAGTAAGATTAAGTGAGTTCAGTCTGTACCAGaagtacatataaaaaatatgacgtAGTTCAAACAAGTAATCAGCATATGCACCACATGGAAGGGATGCTAGCATGGTAGGCAGATTCTATTACATGATCACATAAGGTTTTGATTCGTTCAAGTAGTGCTACACAACTTCAATATTTCAGTTGAAGTTTCTAATAACACCACTACAGGTACATGGAAATCAATGCTAATAAATCCATGGCACATAACAACAGTAACATTTTAAGTTTTGAGTTCTGAAATCGTCATGAAGACATGTATTGCCATATAGCCACGGGTTAATTACTGGAATGGAGcacaaatcaattttttgtgtgtgtggattGTAACTCTACAAAAAATGGACTGCGAACTATCATAAAAACATAATCCTACATTTTGGTTGTTTCTATCTTCAAAATTTACCATATTTGGTAGGACAGGGATAGACAATTTAAACCAACTTAACAAATGAAATCACGCTATATTGACTTTTTATGAGGCGCCTACCCATGATTCAATTTGTTTTCAAATCAAAACCAACCATCCCCAGTCCAGCAAAGCATTTCCAGTCTTGCAGGTGCAAATCAATACAGCGTTATCCAAGGAAGAGCGAGAGTTGAGCAACCACcttgggcctgtttgggggagcttctcccagctgcagcttttcccagaagctgcttctgccagaagctgccccaaacggtccacagcttctgagaatctatagttacagattctggaaaatgaattaagaatccagaatctggaaaagctgggtttaggagcttttccagattctcataAGCTGGCtcccaagcagctgcttctcagaatctaaagctcccccaaaTAGGCCCCTTATATGGGCAGATGTATAACAGTCGCCCAACTCACATTTGAATTATGACGGGCAAGTTCTTTATTAGGTCTAACAGCAGGTCGATTGTGCTATACTCCTACTTCACATACACG from Oryza brachyantha chromosome 3, ObraRS2, whole genome shotgun sequence carries:
- the LOC102701528 gene encoding importin-4; amino-acid sequence: MAQSLELLLIQFLMPDNDARRQAEEQIRRLARDPQVVPALVHHLRTAKTPNVRQLAAVLLRKKITTHWPKLPPHAKASLKQALIDSITIDHSHLVRRASANVVSIIAKYAVPAGEWPELLPFIFQCSQSPQEDHTEVALILFSSLTETIGTTFQSHLNDLQPILLKCLQDEGSSRVRIAALKAVGSFIEYVNDGNDVVKMFRDFVPSILNVSRHCLSNGEEDVASIAFEIFDELIESPAPLLGDSVRSIVQFSLEVCSNQELEINIRQQAIQIISWLAKFKASFLKKHKLVIPILQVMCPLLTETADEDGDSDLAADRSAAEVIDTMAINLPRHVFPPVLEFASVSFCHINPKYREAAVTSLGVVSEGCCEHLKDKLEDCLKVVLEALKDQEQMVRGAASFALGQFAEHLQPEILSHYESVLPCILNALEDPLDEVKEKSYYALAAFCEDMGEDILPYLDPLMCRLVMSLQGSARNLQETCMSAIGSVAAAAERAFMPYAEKVLEMMKGFMVLTSDEDLCARARATEVVGIVAMAVGRARMEAILPPFIEAAISGFGLDYSELREYTHGFFSNVAEILDDSFTQYLPHVVPLAFSSCNLDDGSAVDIDDADSVDNGFSGVSSDDDVDEPRVRNISVRTGVLDEKAAATQAIGFFALHTKSAFAPYLEESLKILIRHSGYFHEDVRLQAIISLKHILTAIRAIPPAHAEVLEKQKDILDTIMNIYIKTMREDDDKEVVAQACMSLADIVRDCGFAAVEPYITRLAEATLILLRQESCCQQVESDGEDDGDIDHDEVLMDAVSDLLPAFAKVMGSYFDPIFAKLFDSLMKFAKSPHPPQDKTMVVATLAEVAQGMGAPISAYVDKIMPLVLKELASSEATNRRNAAFCVGEICKNGGAAALKYYGDILHGLHRLFADSEPDDAVRDNAAGAIARMIIVQPQSIPLNQVLPVFIKALPLKEDHEESMVVYSCVCNLLLSSHPQILPLVPDVINAFAQVVVSPNESDEVKTVVAKAVAHLISVYGPQMQPILSALPPAHANALASFANRR